One Thiocapsa sp. genomic window carries:
- a CDS encoding putative molybdenum carrier protein: MPATGIRVVSGGQTGVDRAALDAAIALGLPIGGWCPRGRRGEDGPIPERYALRETPSTNYAERTEWNVRDSDATLILHRGPMSGGTRLTAERARRLGKPLLARDLAAPIDVRAIADWLVANHVRILNCAGPRESGAAGIGLEAQRILAAVFRVWSPLSAGSRPADASGDATVSG, translated from the coding sequence GTGCCCGCGACGGGCATCCGGGTGGTCTCGGGAGGTCAAACCGGGGTCGATCGCGCGGCGTTGGATGCCGCCATAGCACTCGGTCTGCCGATCGGCGGTTGGTGCCCGCGCGGGCGTCGCGGCGAGGACGGTCCCATCCCGGAGCGCTATGCCCTGCGCGAGACCCCGAGCACTAACTATGCGGAACGCACCGAGTGGAACGTCCGCGACAGCGACGCGACCCTGATCCTGCATCGCGGCCCCATGAGCGGCGGCACGCGCCTGACCGCGGAGCGGGCGCGTCGACTCGGCAAACCCCTGCTGGCGCGCGACCTCGCGGCGCCGATCGATGTCCGGGCGATCGCCGACTGGCTGGTCGCGAACCACGTCCGGATCCTCAACTGTGCCGGACCTCGGGAATCCGGTGCAGCCGGGATCGGTCTGGAGGCGCAGCGGATCCTCGCGGCGGTCTTTCGCGTTTGGTCTCCGCTCAGCGCGGGGTCGCGTCCCGCGGACGCGTCAGGAGACGCCACAGTT